A genome region from Alphaproteobacteria bacterium includes the following:
- a CDS encoding Flp family type IVb pilin: MEGNMLKKFIRNEEGATAIEYGLIAAGIAVAIAAIVFVLGSKLNALFTSVSDKL, encoded by the coding sequence ATGGAGGGTAATATGCTTAAGAAGTTCATCCGCAACGAAGAAGGCGCAACCGCAATCGAGTACGGCCTGATTGCTGCCGGCATCGCGGTCGCTATCGCTGCCATCGTCTTCGTGCTGGGCTCGAAACTCAACGCACTGTTCACCAGCGTGTCGGACAAGCTCTGA
- a CDS encoding prepilin peptidase — translation MIVLSCIAIVFVVTLLACVSDATSLRIPNLYSVIVLAAFAVACVASPEVFNPLWKHFLALAIIFIVTYLMFVAGMMGGGDSKFASALAIWIAAQGVMVFVFWMAVAGGVIGVLTLWMKKKKPFKNPRDGGWVAAAQKGENKIPYGIAISFGAWMALLHGGLITHQLGELFKIIH, via the coding sequence ATGATCGTCCTGTCCTGCATCGCCATTGTTTTCGTGGTCACGCTTCTCGCGTGCGTGTCGGATGCGACAAGTTTGCGCATTCCGAACCTTTATTCCGTCATCGTGCTGGCCGCGTTTGCCGTTGCCTGTGTCGCGTCGCCGGAAGTTTTTAACCCGCTATGGAAACATTTCCTGGCGCTCGCGATTATTTTCATTGTGACCTACCTGATGTTCGTCGCGGGCATGATGGGCGGCGGGGATTCCAAGTTTGCATCGGCGCTGGCGATCTGGATCGCGGCGCAGGGCGTGATGGTTTTTGTGTTCTGGATGGCGGTTGCGGGCGGCGTGATCGGCGTGCTTACGCTTTGGATGAAAAAGAAAAAGCCGTTCAAGAATCCGCGCGACGGCGGCTGGGTCGCGGCGGCGCAGAAGGGCGAGAACAAGATTCCATATGGTATTGCCATAAGCTTCGGCGCATGGATGGCGCTGTTGCATGGCGGACTCATAACTCACCAATTAGGTGAGCTTTTTAAAATAATCCATTAA
- the cpaB gene encoding Flp pilus assembly protein CpaB yields the protein MNRSVLMVMGGALMVAIIVALIVQSKVSPKGPGKADTSAQVLVANKQMLIGEKLKSENVHWEPWPAGGMYSGVYKREDYPDDKMPEIFDTPLRRTVEGGEPITRQALIPDVKGGKNFLAATISPGMRAVGLRINDVTSVGGFVAPGDNVDIILSYQANLPGPTQAVGEVLIGRFASQTVLSNVKVMAVDQSFKDEGREAKIAKVVTVEVTREGAEVLALAAQMGELSLALRRIGEKDTAESVVTPLTTEAGTSEVIRKLNQVMTTGGPAATVRVYNGNTVQNLPVRAAGQQGGNP from the coding sequence ATGAATAGAAGCGTTTTAATGGTCATGGGCGGCGCGTTGATGGTGGCGATTATCGTCGCACTCATCGTGCAGTCTAAAGTGTCCCCGAAAGGCCCGGGCAAGGCGGATACGTCGGCGCAGGTGCTGGTCGCGAACAAGCAGATGCTGATCGGCGAAAAACTGAAAAGCGAAAACGTGCATTGGGAACCGTGGCCGGCGGGCGGCATGTATAGCGGCGTGTACAAGCGCGAAGACTACCCCGACGACAAGATGCCCGAAATTTTCGACACGCCGCTGCGCCGTACCGTCGAGGGTGGCGAGCCGATCACCCGTCAGGCGCTGATCCCCGACGTGAAGGGCGGCAAGAACTTTCTGGCTGCAACCATTTCGCCCGGCATGCGCGCCGTCGGCCTGCGCATCAACGACGTGACATCGGTCGGCGGCTTCGTCGCCCCCGGTGACAATGTCGATATCATTCTTTCTTATCAGGCGAACCTGCCCGGCCCGACTCAGGCCGTGGGCGAGGTGCTGATCGGCCGTTTTGCCAGCCAGACGGTTCTGTCAAACGTGAAGGTCATGGCCGTCGACCAGTCATTCAAGGACGAAGGCCGCGAGGCAAAAATCGCCAAGGTCGTGACGGTAGAAGTCACACGCGAAGGCGCCGAGGTTCTGGCGCTGGCGGCGCAAATGGGCGAATTGTCGCTGGCCCTGCGCCGCATCGGCGAAAAAGACACCGCTGAATCCGTCGTGACGCCGCTCACGACCGAAGCCGGCACATCCGAAGTCATCCGCAAACTGAACCAGGTCATGACCACGGGCGGCCCCGCCGCCACGGTCAGGGTCTATAACGGCAATACCGTGCAGAACTTACCCGTCCGCGCAGCCGGACAACAGGGAGGAAACCCATGA
- a CDS encoding Flp family type IVb pilin, giving the protein MFKQLFKKFISTCDGATAIEYGLIAAGIALAISAVVIVLGSKLGAFFDSILQQFA; this is encoded by the coding sequence ATGTTCAAGCAATTGTTCAAAAAGTTCATCAGCACCTGCGACGGCGCCACGGCGATCGAATACGGGCTGATCGCGGCCGGTATCGCGCTCGCCATCTCGGCGGTCGTCATTGTGCTGGGCTCTAAACTGGGCGCGTTCTTCGATTCAATTCTGCAGCAGTTCGCCTGA